Proteins from one Natrinema salinisoli genomic window:
- a CDS encoding DUF5800 family protein, with product MTTLAFDDKGVDVVYEGTEFRLEQELIEEATEKSYYDVTDHEVLQIVAEQPNLQGEPRRIGDILD from the coding sequence ATGACTACGCTCGCATTCGACGACAAGGGCGTCGACGTCGTCTACGAAGGCACCGAGTTCCGCCTCGAGCAGGAGCTCATCGAGGAAGCCACGGAGAAGTCCTACTACGACGTGACCGACCACGAAGTCCTCCAGATCGTCGCCGAACAGCCGAACCTGCAGGGCGAGCCCCGCCGCATCGGCGACATTCTGGACTGA
- a CDS encoding response regulator — protein MSAQPTILVVDDERELADLYAMWVGEDYEVVTAYDGTTALEQMSDAIDVVLLDRHMPDITGDQVLQEIRASDYDCWVIMVTAVDPGLDIVELDLDDYVTKPVTRAQLTRIIENLRVQSRYGDDDRRELESISNKMETLEDEHSVEELTDTEAYQQLESELKEMSDSLVDDLDK, from the coding sequence ATGTCTGCGCAACCGACGATCCTCGTCGTCGACGACGAACGGGAACTCGCCGACCTCTACGCGATGTGGGTCGGCGAGGATTACGAGGTAGTGACCGCCTACGACGGGACCACCGCGCTCGAGCAAATGAGCGATGCGATCGACGTCGTGTTGCTCGACAGGCACATGCCCGATATTACCGGAGACCAAGTACTTCAGGAGATCCGGGCGTCGGACTACGACTGCTGGGTGATCATGGTGACCGCCGTCGATCCCGGACTCGATATCGTGGAACTGGACCTCGACGACTACGTCACGAAGCCCGTCACGCGAGCGCAGCTGACCCGCATCATCGAGAACCTGCGCGTCCAGTCGCGGTACGGCGACGACGACCGACGCGAACTCGAGTCCATCTCGAACAAGATGGAGACGCTGGAGGACGAACACTCCGTCGAGGAACTGACCGACACCGAGGCCTACCAGCAACTCGAGTCGGAGCTCAAGGAGATGAGCGATTCGCTGGTCGACGATCTCGACAAGTAA
- a CDS encoding electron transfer flavoprotein subunit beta/FixA family protein produces MRSIVLTKGVPDFSEGAVSFDEDGHLERGKTPTVMNPNDEFALQAALQTKIRHGGHVTGMSMGPPGYADVLQDAMASVYTDDSYLLSDRELAASDTWATAITLSAGLEKYDEEVADVDIVFAGFKTADGETGQTGPQTCWALDWPIVTHVIALDIDPDERILRAKRLVEGDVDEVETVEAPLPCFVVTDPEFEPTYRTASHRLTHKELRAKTEERAAEHDDHLTTWDHTDLNLDPDYIGLDGSPTIVSSVDPIPKASSDREATMIDPEDGMGDVLEEIQPYAAEAGE; encoded by the coding sequence ATGCGCTCGATCGTACTGACCAAAGGCGTCCCGGATTTCTCGGAGGGGGCCGTCTCGTTCGACGAGGACGGTCACCTCGAGCGGGGGAAGACGCCGACGGTGATGAACCCGAACGACGAGTTCGCACTGCAGGCGGCGCTTCAGACGAAGATTCGCCACGGCGGCCACGTCACCGGGATGAGCATGGGACCGCCGGGGTACGCCGACGTGTTGCAGGACGCGATGGCGTCGGTCTACACCGACGACAGCTACCTGCTGTCGGATCGCGAACTCGCCGCCTCCGACACGTGGGCGACGGCGATCACGCTCAGCGCGGGCCTCGAGAAGTACGACGAGGAGGTCGCGGACGTCGATATCGTGTTCGCGGGATTCAAAACCGCGGACGGAGAGACCGGGCAGACCGGGCCGCAGACGTGCTGGGCACTGGACTGGCCGATCGTCACCCACGTTATCGCACTCGACATCGATCCCGACGAGCGGATCCTGCGAGCGAAGCGACTCGTGGAGGGCGACGTCGACGAGGTCGAGACGGTCGAAGCGCCCTTGCCCTGTTTCGTCGTCACCGACCCGGAGTTCGAGCCGACCTATCGGACGGCCTCGCATCGGCTGACGCACAAAGAGTTGCGGGCGAAAACCGAGGAGCGGGCCGCCGAGCACGACGACCACCTGACGACGTGGGATCACACCGACCTGAACCTCGATCCCGACTACATCGGGCTCGACGGCTCGCCCACGATCGTCTCCTCGGTCGATCCGATCCCCAAGGCGTCCTCCGACCGGGAGGCGACGATGATCGATCCCGAGGACGGCATGGGCGACGTCCTCGAGGAAATACAACCGTACGCCGCGGAGGCGGGTGAGTGA
- a CDS encoding plastocyanin/azurin family copper-binding protein: protein MLQVTGAAASTAFIAGCGGGGGNGGNGGNGGNGGNGNESGNGGGNGDAGSGVEIEPGTTIEFSGQTSHWEGLAPSDIEGMENPTLILQEGEDYTIGWTEGNGQPHNIEIRNENDEVIDDLQTEVVSEPDDSQMLDITVSSEMAEYVCQPHASQMRGEFQVEGGSGGGGNETEGNETGNETGNETGNETGNETGNETENESENETTG, encoded by the coding sequence ATGCTTCAGGTGACAGGTGCCGCGGCATCAACAGCGTTCATCGCAGGCTGCGGTGGTGGCGGTGGTAACGGTGGTAACGGCGGTAACGGCGGTAACGGTGGTAACGGAAACGAGAGCGGTAACGGCGGCGGCAACGGCGACGCTGGCAGTGGCGTCGAAATCGAACCCGGTACGACGATCGAGTTCAGCGGCCAGACCAGCCACTGGGAAGGCCTCGCGCCGTCCGATATCGAGGGGATGGAGAACCCGACGCTCATCCTGCAAGAGGGTGAGGACTACACGATCGGCTGGACGGAAGGCAACGGCCAGCCCCACAACATAGAGATCCGCAACGAGAACGACGAAGTAATCGACGACCTCCAGACTGAAGTGGTCTCCGAGCCCGACGACAGCCAGATGCTGGACATTACGGTGAGCAGCGAAATGGCCGAGTACGTCTGCCAGCCGCACGCGTCCCAGATGCGCGGCGAGTTCCAGGTCGAAGGCGGTAGCGGTGGCGGTGGCAACGAGACCGAGGGTAACGAGACCGGTAACGAAACCGGCAACGAAACTGGCAACGAAACCGGCAACGAGACAGGCAACGAAACCGAGAACGAGAGTGAAAACGAAACGACCGGGTAA
- a CDS encoding DUF420 domain-containing protein — MEYVPRERVRLLTGILSVVSLAVVFAAAGGRIPSSSVPAAPAWVIETIPLVNAVISAVAIGTIAVGWRAIRRGRIERHRVAMVASFGLFVAFLALYLYRLTVTGGPQPFPGPDAIYQFVYLPLLAIHILLAMVCIPLLYYVLLLALSRPIAELPRTSHARVGRVAATLWLVSFSLGIVVFTLLHVVY; from the coding sequence ATGGAATACGTCCCTCGAGAGCGCGTGCGCCTTCTCACCGGCATCTTGAGCGTCGTCTCGCTGGCGGTCGTCTTCGCGGCCGCAGGCGGCCGCATTCCCTCCTCGAGCGTGCCGGCGGCTCCGGCGTGGGTCATCGAGACGATCCCGCTCGTCAACGCCGTGATCAGCGCGGTCGCGATCGGGACGATCGCGGTCGGCTGGCGGGCGATCCGTCGCGGTCGGATCGAGCGACATCGCGTCGCGATGGTCGCCTCGTTCGGGCTGTTCGTCGCCTTTCTCGCGCTCTACCTCTACCGGCTGACGGTGACCGGCGGTCCGCAGCCGTTCCCCGGTCCCGACGCGATCTACCAGTTCGTCTACCTGCCGCTATTGGCGATTCACATCCTCCTCGCGATGGTCTGTATCCCGCTGCTCTACTACGTCCTCTTGCTCGCGCTCTCCCGTCCAATCGCGGAGCTCCCGCGGACGAGTCACGCTCGCGTGGGCCGAGTCGCGGCGACGCTGTGGCTCGTCTCGTTCTCGCTCGGGATCGTCGTCTTCACGCTGCTGCACGTCGTCTATTGA
- a CDS encoding metal-dependent hydrolase — protein MVADGVHILFSLALVLLLFRSNRPEPYLVTALAAAFPDIDIVLFPLLADFGYETGILWSHRALTHSLLAGVVVVGLLSVFGPWRAAAVGFGSHILMDLLSGGVRLFAPLDATLYGLSIDWLLLNMLTSIFAVTVLLGGLFGMKYDFGPRGYPRSPKTALERFR, from the coding sequence ATGGTCGCCGACGGGGTGCACATTCTTTTCAGTCTGGCACTGGTGTTGCTACTGTTCCGGTCGAACCGGCCCGAGCCGTACCTCGTCACGGCGCTCGCGGCCGCTTTTCCCGATATCGATATCGTACTGTTTCCGCTACTGGCGGATTTCGGGTACGAAACGGGCATCCTGTGGAGTCACCGGGCGCTGACACACTCGCTTTTGGCTGGCGTCGTCGTGGTCGGTCTGCTCTCGGTATTCGGTCCCTGGCGAGCCGCCGCCGTCGGGTTCGGTTCCCACATCCTGATGGATCTCCTGAGCGGTGGTGTTCGACTGTTCGCCCCTCTCGACGCCACCCTGTACGGGCTGTCGATCGATTGGTTACTCTTGAACATGCTGACGTCGATCTTCGCGGTAACCGTCCTTCTGGGCGGTCTGTTCGGTATGAAATACGATTTCGGGCCGCGGGGATACCCGCGGTCTCCGAAAACCGCACTCGAGCGGTTTCGGTAA
- the phoU gene encoding phosphate signaling complex protein PhoU: MARQSYQDKLTEVREDVLYMSEVVMERLRMGLDALEQKDDELAREVIEGDGEINRMYLDLEQDCIDLLALQQPVASDLRFIAASFKIITDLERIADLATNLGEYTLDAERDLFPDVDVQEMGELTLDMLEDAMIAYDTENTDSCRELAARDDELDQFAERASEIVVRDLIERELESADEVEQILQDVSRLLLTIRDLERVGDHTVNIAARTLYMVENDDELIY; this comes from the coding sequence ATGGCCAGACAATCGTATCAGGACAAGCTCACGGAAGTCCGTGAGGACGTTCTCTACATGAGCGAGGTCGTCATGGAACGGCTTCGGATGGGACTCGACGCACTCGAGCAGAAAGACGACGAACTCGCCCGCGAAGTGATCGAGGGCGACGGCGAGATCAACCGAATGTATCTCGACCTCGAGCAGGACTGTATCGATCTGCTCGCCCTCCAGCAGCCGGTCGCGAGCGACCTGCGATTCATCGCGGCGTCGTTCAAGATCATCACCGACCTCGAGCGGATCGCCGACCTCGCGACCAACCTCGGCGAGTACACGCTCGACGCCGAACGCGACCTGTTCCCGGACGTCGACGTCCAGGAGATGGGGGAGCTGACGCTGGACATGCTCGAGGACGCGATGATCGCCTACGACACCGAGAACACCGACAGCTGTCGGGAATTAGCTGCCCGCGACGACGAACTCGACCAGTTCGCCGAACGGGCGAGCGAGATCGTCGTCCGGGACCTCATCGAGCGCGAACTCGAGTCGGCCGACGAGGTCGAACAGATCCTGCAGGACGTCTCGCGGCTCCTGTTGACGATCCGCGACCTCGAGCGCGTCGGCGATCACACGGTCAACATCGCTGCGCGGACGCTCTACATGGTCGAGAACGACGACGAGCTCATCTACTGA
- a CDS encoding FAD-dependent monooxygenase: protein MTDDYEHYEAVVVGCGPGGAAAAARLADHGVETLVLERGTEAGSKNVSGGLLYAEDSAPYTLEDLFDGVREEATERPVTDYYIHNVAGNSVKTYDLGDLHEHDTEWCDAVLRREMDSWLERRVHEKTSETGGGVLTNVRVNGLLREDGEIVGVTCDELDPITADLIVAADGVNSELARDAGLMDWEEPDEWFQGVKAVVDMDPDAIDDRFDIDPDEGAAHLFSGDLFEDVRGGGFLYTNEDSLSIGTVFHLDSLVEQEAEPHELLDALLTHPLLAGWFKNEYREREYAAKLVPDSKKVAHREPYRDRLVLVGDAAGQMQAQGPIIKGMNHAVTAGALAADAFAVTRGNTDPEAAGRRYTKLLEDSGTMDKLRPRRYELTRTVGEHDAVTNAVERVLDSRLGSLAVGNPIADRLLQRAYNSPFLVSMLPDTKTGYVSLPTLIAEEHGKTVYWENEIEPPTLAERIGDLTYDTDVGNPHIELRDASAAASGAAVSACPVSARDFGGGCYRSEAVKTNGTEETLVSLDTQPCVECGTCAVVADTEWEHPRGGKGVEYREG, encoded by the coding sequence ATGACTGACGACTACGAACACTACGAGGCCGTCGTCGTCGGCTGTGGCCCCGGCGGAGCCGCGGCGGCGGCGCGGCTTGCCGATCACGGCGTCGAGACGCTGGTCCTCGAGCGCGGCACCGAAGCGGGCTCGAAGAACGTCTCCGGCGGGCTGCTCTACGCCGAGGACTCCGCCCCGTACACGCTCGAGGACCTCTTCGACGGCGTCCGCGAGGAAGCGACGGAGCGCCCCGTGACGGACTACTACATCCACAACGTGGCCGGAAATTCGGTCAAGACCTACGACCTGGGCGACCTCCACGAGCACGACACCGAGTGGTGTGACGCCGTGCTCCGCCGAGAGATGGACTCGTGGCTCGAGCGGCGAGTCCACGAGAAGACCAGCGAGACTGGCGGCGGGGTGCTGACGAACGTCCGAGTGAACGGCCTGCTCAGAGAGGACGGGGAGATCGTCGGCGTGACCTGCGACGAACTCGACCCTATCACGGCCGACCTGATCGTCGCGGCCGACGGCGTCAACTCCGAGCTCGCTCGCGACGCCGGACTGATGGACTGGGAAGAGCCCGACGAGTGGTTCCAGGGCGTCAAGGCCGTCGTGGACATGGATCCGGACGCGATCGACGACCGGTTCGACATCGACCCGGACGAGGGCGCTGCACACCTGTTCTCGGGCGATCTCTTCGAGGACGTCCGCGGCGGCGGCTTCCTGTATACCAACGAGGACTCGCTCTCGATCGGGACGGTCTTCCACCTCGACAGCCTCGTCGAGCAGGAGGCCGAACCGCACGAACTGCTCGACGCGCTGCTGACCCATCCGCTGCTCGCGGGCTGGTTCAAAAACGAGTACCGCGAGCGCGAGTACGCGGCGAAGCTCGTTCCCGACTCGAAGAAGGTCGCTCATCGCGAACCGTACCGAGACCGGCTCGTCCTCGTCGGCGACGCCGCCGGCCAGATGCAGGCACAGGGGCCGATCATCAAGGGGATGAACCACGCCGTCACCGCCGGCGCGCTCGCGGCCGACGCGTTCGCGGTGACCCGCGGCAACACCGATCCCGAGGCCGCCGGCCGCCGCTACACGAAGCTGCTCGAGGACTCCGGCACGATGGACAAACTCCGTCCTCGTCGATACGAACTCACCCGGACCGTCGGCGAGCACGACGCCGTGACGAACGCGGTCGAGCGGGTCCTCGATTCGCGGCTCGGATCGCTCGCGGTCGGCAACCCGATCGCGGACCGGCTGCTCCAGCGGGCGTACAACTCGCCGTTCCTGGTGTCGATGCTGCCCGACACGAAGACCGGCTACGTCTCCCTGCCGACGTTGATCGCCGAGGAGCACGGGAAGACCGTTTACTGGGAGAACGAGATCGAACCGCCGACCCTCGCGGAGCGCATCGGCGACCTCACGTACGACACCGACGTGGGGAATCCGCACATCGAACTCAGGGACGCGTCCGCCGCCGCGAGCGGGGCGGCCGTCAGTGCGTGCCCGGTCAGTGCGCGGGACTTCGGCGGTGGCTGCTACCGTTCGGAGGCGGTCAAGACCAACGGTACCGAAGAGACGCTCGTCAGCCTCGACACCCAGCCCTGCGTCGAGTGTGGGACCTGTGCGGTCGTCGCCGACACCGAGTGGGAACACCCTCGGGGCGGCAAGGGCGTCGAGTACCGCGAGGGGTGA
- a CDS encoding GNAT family N-acetyltransferase: protein MEFYSLPADEAAVRRYVDELWLPYHRELEAIVDGHALADTDTAALLAAEVEFRLERLETNDYRTWIAVDESCDGDSVGRPLADGELAGFVATEIDESPPVFDRPDRLVVTDIYVREPYRGTGLADDLIDRATKRAQEATCTELALEVDVDNDRAIAFYEKRGFETDRRRLTIPVDNS, encoded by the coding sequence ATGGAATTTTACTCCCTTCCGGCTGATGAGGCCGCCGTCCGTCGCTACGTCGACGAACTCTGGCTCCCGTATCACCGCGAACTCGAGGCGATCGTCGACGGCCATGCGCTCGCGGACACCGATACCGCGGCCCTCCTCGCCGCGGAAGTCGAGTTCCGACTTGAGCGCCTCGAGACGAACGACTATCGGACGTGGATCGCCGTCGACGAGAGCTGTGACGGGGACTCGGTCGGTCGACCGCTCGCCGACGGCGAGCTCGCCGGCTTCGTGGCGACTGAGATCGACGAGTCGCCTCCTGTCTTCGACCGGCCGGACCGACTGGTCGTTACCGACATCTACGTTCGCGAACCCTACCGCGGTACCGGTCTGGCCGATGACTTGATCGACCGTGCCACGAAGCGAGCGCAGGAGGCGACGTGTACGGAGCTCGCACTCGAGGTCGACGTCGACAACGATCGGGCCATCGCCTTCTACGAGAAACGAGGCTTCGAGACGGATCGCCGTCGGCTGACGATACCCGTCGACAACTCGTAA
- a CDS encoding electron transfer flavoprotein subunit alpha/FixB family protein — translation MTTNDDSETDPDEAESDDGEMNETEPDDGLSHPTRDKKHVRALTDGDYADMWVFCETQGGELLEVSKEMLGKARELMDGFEDDYGDEEDVVAFLMGDDCEGLAEECIAYGADVAVYHDDERLERFLHKPYTEIAAHIARGEGTVESTDWREYDKPRYILFPATNNGRDLSAKVQAELDSGLASDCSDLFIEENEVSNPVKTGEPGVKKTVEKVLHMKRPDFSGFEYSTILCLDNPDRDFHPQGASVIPGSFEPLEPDYDREGLVVEHEMDLPDDWFRVEISDYDRLEAGIDLTGHDVIVCLGRGIADDPTAGMELGLDLVDAFEDAELGITRGIVTSSYQFEGHVEAYSKEERQIGETGQVVAPDIYIAAGVSGAVQHKVGMDESDTVVAINTDTDARIRDFSDYFIEGDLFEVLPRLTTAVEAGETSLEAEAVADGGEDDD, via the coding sequence ATGACGACGAACGACGATTCCGAAACCGACCCGGACGAGGCCGAATCGGACGACGGTGAAATGAACGAGACCGAACCGGACGACGGACTCTCCCATCCCACCCGCGACAAGAAGCACGTCCGGGCGCTCACGGACGGCGACTACGCGGACATGTGGGTCTTCTGTGAGACGCAGGGCGGTGAGTTGCTCGAGGTCTCGAAAGAGATGCTCGGCAAGGCCCGGGAGCTGATGGACGGGTTCGAAGACGACTACGGCGACGAGGAGGACGTCGTCGCCTTCCTGATGGGCGACGACTGCGAGGGCCTCGCCGAGGAGTGTATCGCCTACGGGGCCGACGTCGCCGTCTATCACGACGACGAGCGCCTCGAGCGGTTCCTGCACAAACCCTACACCGAGATCGCGGCCCACATAGCTCGCGGCGAGGGAACTGTCGAAAGCACCGACTGGCGAGAGTACGATAAACCGCGGTACATCCTGTTCCCGGCGACGAACAACGGCCGCGATCTCTCCGCGAAGGTGCAGGCCGAACTCGACTCCGGGCTGGCCTCGGACTGTTCCGACCTCTTCATCGAGGAAAACGAGGTGTCGAACCCCGTCAAGACCGGCGAACCCGGCGTCAAGAAGACCGTCGAGAAAGTCCTGCACATGAAGCGGCCCGACTTCTCGGGGTTCGAGTACTCGACGATCCTCTGTCTCGACAACCCGGACCGGGACTTCCACCCGCAGGGGGCGTCGGTCATTCCGGGGAGCTTCGAACCGCTGGAGCCGGATTACGACCGGGAGGGACTGGTCGTCGAACACGAGATGGATCTCCCCGACGACTGGTTCCGCGTCGAGATCAGCGACTACGACCGGCTCGAGGCAGGGATCGATCTCACCGGGCACGACGTGATCGTCTGTCTCGGTCGCGGGATCGCCGACGATCCGACCGCGGGCATGGAACTGGGCCTCGACCTCGTGGACGCGTTCGAGGACGCCGAACTCGGCATCACGCGCGGAATTGTCACTTCCTCCTACCAGTTCGAGGGTCACGTCGAGGCGTACTCGAAGGAGGAACGCCAGATCGGCGAGACCGGCCAGGTCGTCGCGCCCGATATCTACATCGCGGCCGGCGTCTCGGGTGCCGTCCAGCACAAGGTCGGGATGGACGAGTCTGACACGGTCGTCGCGATCAACACCGATACCGACGCCCGGATCAGGGACTTCAGCGACTATTTCATCGAGGGCGATCTCTTCGAGGTTCTGCCGCGTCTCACGACGGCCGTCGAAGCCGGTGAGACGTCCCTCGAGGCCGAGGCCGTCGCCGACGGGGGTGAGGACGATGACTGA
- a CDS encoding HVO_2523 family zinc finger protein: MTADGVEESTGGPNGDGASDRAAGAPRCPHCDAAMYKRHCKYVCPQHGVIIDCSDPFR, encoded by the coding sequence ATGACCGCTGACGGTGTGGAGGAGTCGACGGGTGGTCCCAACGGAGATGGCGCGAGCGATCGAGCAGCGGGTGCGCCACGCTGTCCACACTGCGACGCAGCGATGTACAAGCGCCACTGCAAGTACGTCTGTCCCCAGCACGGGGTCATCATCGACTGTAGCGACCCGTTCCGCTGA
- a CDS encoding polymer-forming cytoskeletal protein — protein MAFSRDPLDELVVPDGTEAQERDLVTDGDVLVGGRSTVEFGVRGRNVLAGESAEFGGAIEADGDCRLDMWCDVAENVLVGEDAYIGERVHIGGRLKVAGDLDIGDDVEIEEGFEANGWIVIRNPMPTIVFLFVYLKHLLLVGDEDAAQRLISELVDEEDSEPDAEPLVIPRNATVGDDAWRVSTPATIGDDCRLHGNVRAETIDVGADCNIFGSLRARGDVTVGDGTRIHGDVTTREGDVVIEGDARVLGDVSCGDLDLGPDAEVDGTIRADGEITMRTTERERE, from the coding sequence GTGGCCTTCAGTAGGGATCCCCTCGACGAACTCGTCGTTCCCGACGGAACGGAAGCCCAGGAACGCGACCTCGTGACCGACGGGGACGTCCTCGTGGGCGGTCGATCGACCGTCGAGTTCGGGGTCCGCGGCCGAAACGTGCTGGCCGGGGAGTCGGCCGAGTTCGGCGGTGCGATCGAGGCGGACGGCGACTGTCGGCTCGACATGTGGTGTGACGTGGCCGAGAACGTGCTGGTCGGCGAGGACGCCTATATCGGCGAACGCGTCCACATCGGCGGCAGGCTGAAAGTCGCCGGCGATCTCGACATCGGCGACGACGTCGAGATCGAAGAGGGGTTCGAAGCCAACGGCTGGATCGTCATCCGGAACCCGATGCCAACGATCGTCTTCCTGTTCGTCTACCTCAAACACCTCCTCCTGGTCGGCGACGAAGACGCGGCGCAGCGATTGATCTCCGAACTCGTCGACGAAGAGGACAGTGAACCCGACGCGGAACCGCTCGTGATCCCCCGGAACGCGACCGTCGGCGACGACGCCTGGCGCGTCTCGACGCCCGCGACGATCGGCGACGACTGCCGGCTCCACGGCAACGTCCGCGCCGAGACGATCGACGTCGGCGCGGACTGCAACATCTTCGGCAGCCTCCGGGCCCGCGGCGACGTCACCGTCGGTGACGGGACTCGTATCCACGGCGACGTGACCACCCGCGAGGGCGACGTCGTCATCGAGGGCGACGCCCGCGTCCTCGGGGACGTCTCCTGTGGCGACCTCGATCTCGGGCCCGACGCCGAGGTCGACGGGACGATCCGAGCCGACGGCGAGATCACGATGCGGACGACCGAACGCGAGCGCGAGTAA
- a CDS encoding VTT domain-containing protein produces MSVSTARMRVLAGIIVASGMVVAGVLVSPSTAIGTVDSLAADPLVFGFVVAGLYLVRPFLAWPTTPLAVVVGYGFGVAVGVPIALAGVVVTVLPVFVAARLLITNDTEGSRGARAAAASDGDDRGFLKRAGDTVARYYETAGPLRGVTASRLAPIPSDVATCAAAISGVSLRHLVLGTLIGELPWTVAAVVVGASAATVTASGFGELGLVFSIGCAIAAILLLAGPIYRTVWTSSGPQTESTARSTDS; encoded by the coding sequence ATGTCGGTGTCGACGGCTCGGATGCGCGTCCTCGCAGGAATCATCGTGGCCAGCGGAATGGTCGTCGCGGGCGTCCTCGTCTCGCCATCGACGGCGATCGGAACCGTCGACTCGCTCGCCGCGGACCCGCTCGTGTTCGGGTTCGTCGTCGCCGGACTCTATCTCGTGCGGCCGTTCCTCGCGTGGCCGACGACGCCCCTCGCAGTCGTCGTCGGCTACGGCTTCGGCGTCGCGGTCGGCGTCCCGATCGCACTCGCCGGCGTCGTCGTAACCGTCCTTCCCGTCTTCGTCGCCGCTCGCCTGCTCATCACCAATGACACCGAGGGGAGCCGCGGCGCTCGAGCCGCCGCTGCGAGCGACGGCGACGACAGGGGCTTTCTCAAGCGGGCCGGCGACACGGTCGCACGCTATTACGAGACTGCCGGCCCGCTCCGCGGCGTCACCGCCTCGCGGCTGGCACCGATCCCGTCGGACGTCGCGACGTGTGCCGCCGCGATCAGCGGCGTCTCACTGCGCCACCTGGTTCTCGGAACGCTGATCGGCGAGCTCCCGTGGACCGTCGCCGCGGTCGTCGTCGGGGCCTCGGCGGCGACGGTCACCGCGAGTGGGTTCGGCGAACTGGGTCTGGTGTTTTCGATCGGCTGTGCTATCGCTGCGATCTTGTTGCTCGCCGGGCCGATCTACCGGACGGTGTGGACGAGCAGCGGACCACAAACGGAGAGCACGGCCCGATCGACCGACAGCTAG